From the Manihot esculenta cultivar AM560-2 chromosome 3, M.esculenta_v8, whole genome shotgun sequence genome, one window contains:
- the LOC110611548 gene encoding transmembrane protein 45B-like, which translates to MGSLIGHVLPGIAFLALGLWHLFNHIKLYSLHPNSYISSAWFPTSKVRHLELFLIMAGSSISISMELFIGPERHQPFDSDGTIPSNHLKNFEHSSISMLFFVYATFAILLDRFKPKSHLGLTQLLGAVAFGQQLFLFHLHSTDHQGLEGQYHLLLQAIVVVSVVTTLMGIGLPRSFLVSFVRSVSIFFQGVWFIVMGYMLWTPELLPRGCELYNEDEHHVVRCGSQQALHRAKSLVNILFSCFLIGTAIFAVSFYMGMVERFGTREDYYCKLPKEFEEMQEEEEEFCDAESQKEKKFGESKGAFVHMEARIAPFNMER; encoded by the coding sequence ATGGGTAGTCTAATAGGGCATGTATTACCGGGCATAGCTTTCCTTGCATTAGGTTTGTGGCATCTCTTTAACCACATCAAACTCTATTCTCTACATCCAAACTCCTACATTTCTTCTGCTTGGTTCCCCACTTCAAAAGTTAGGCACTTGGAGCTTTTCTTGATCATGGCAGGAAGCTCCATCTCCATTTCCATGGAGCTTTTCATTGGTCCTGAGAGACACCAACCCTTTGATTCTGATGGAACCATAccatcaaatcatctcaaaaacttTGAGCACTCTTCAATTTCAATGCTTTTCTTTGTTTATGCAACTTTTGCTATACTTCTTGACAGATTTAAGCCTAAATCTCATCTTGGTCTAACACAACTTCTTGGAGCAGTAGCTTTCGGGCAACAGCTCTTTCTCTTCCATCTCCACTCAACAGATCACCAAGGCCTAGAAGGGCAATATCATTTGCTTCTCCAAGCTATTGTAGTTGTTTCTGTAGTCACCACCCTTATGGGAATTGGGCTGCCAAGGAGTTTCTTGGTCAGCTTTGTGAGGTCTGTTAGCATATTTTTTCAAGGAGTTTGGTTCATAGTGATGGGCTACATGCTATGGACACCAGAATTGCTACCTAGAGGTTGTGAACTTTACAATGAAGATGAACACCATGTGGTTAGATGTGGCAGCCAACAAGCATTACATAGGGCTAAGTCACTTGTAAATATTCTATTCAGCTGCTTCTTAATTGGTACTGCAATTTTTGCAGTTTCTTTTTATATGGGTATGGTTGAAAGATTTGGTACAAGGGAGGATTACTATTGTAAATTACCAAAGGAATTTGAAGAGAtgcaagaagaggaagaagagttTTGTGATGCTGAATCccaaaaggaaaagaaatttgGTGAGTCAAAGGGTGCTTTTGTTCATATGGAAGCAAGAATTGCACCATTCAATATGGAAAGGTAG